Proteins from one Rhizobium sp. CB3090 genomic window:
- the uxuA gene encoding mannonate dehydratase produces MRHTWRWFGPIDKVSVRDAVQAGADGIVSSLHHIPTGVAWPLEEIRKRQDEVRQGGLEWELVESIPVSESIKTMSGDWKEHVKAWAETLRRLAAAGISTVCYNFMPVLDWTRTDLRWTTPSGAKAMRFDFIDFIAFDLHMLQRPDAAADYSAELVEAAAQRFAEMPEERRQELSRSVGAGLPGQAEAYTLPELRAELARYSAIDAERLRGNLVDFLSEVVPVAEELGMRLCAHGDDPPWPLLGLPRILSTEADYVRILKAVDSPANGVTFCTGSLGARGDNDLPAMISRLASRIHFVHLRNVRRETTAQQGSFFEDEHLEGNADMVAVIAAILSEERRRRNEGRADHTIFMRPDHGQEILDDLARGAQPGYPAIGRLKGLAELRGIERALLHPQYGLAR; encoded by the coding sequence ATGAGACATACGTGGAGATGGTTTGGACCGATCGACAAAGTCAGCGTCAGGGATGCCGTTCAGGCAGGCGCCGACGGCATCGTCAGCTCCCTCCACCACATTCCGACCGGCGTGGCCTGGCCGTTGGAGGAAATTCGCAAGCGGCAAGATGAGGTCCGGCAGGGTGGATTGGAATGGGAATTGGTCGAAAGCATTCCCGTTTCCGAAAGCATCAAGACCATGTCCGGGGATTGGAAAGAGCATGTGAAAGCGTGGGCGGAGACGCTTCGCCGTTTGGCTGCGGCTGGAATTTCCACGGTCTGCTACAATTTCATGCCCGTTCTCGATTGGACCCGTACGGACTTGCGCTGGACGACTCCAAGTGGAGCGAAGGCAATGCGCTTCGATTTCATCGATTTCATCGCGTTCGATCTGCATATGCTGCAGCGGCCAGATGCTGCTGCCGATTATTCCGCAGAATTGGTGGAGGCTGCCGCTCAGCGTTTTGCCGAGATGCCGGAAGAAAGACGTCAGGAGCTTTCGCGCAGCGTCGGCGCTGGACTTCCGGGGCAGGCGGAAGCCTATACCTTGCCGGAATTGCGTGCGGAACTGGCGCGCTACAGCGCCATTGATGCGGAGCGCCTTCGCGGCAATCTGGTTGATTTTCTGTCCGAGGTCGTGCCGGTCGCAGAGGAATTGGGCATGCGGCTCTGCGCCCATGGAGATGATCCGCCATGGCCGCTTCTCGGCCTGCCGCGCATTCTCTCGACGGAGGCGGACTATGTGCGCATTCTTAAAGCGGTCGACAGCCCCGCCAACGGCGTCACCTTCTGCACGGGTTCACTTGGCGCGCGAGGTGACAACGACCTGCCGGCGATGATTTCGCGGCTGGCCTCCCGCATCCATTTCGTTCACCTGCGCAATGTGCGTCGCGAAACGACGGCACAGCAGGGTTCCTTCTTCGAGGACGAACATCTCGAGGGGAATGCCGATATGGTCGCAGTGATCGCAGCGATCCTTTCGGAAGAGCGGCGGCGGAGGAATGAGGGGCGGGCGGATCATACGATCTTCATGCGGCCCGATCACGGCCAGGAAATCCTGGATGACTTGGCGCGCGGAGCCCAGCCGGGCTATCCTGCCATCGGTCGCTTGAAAGGCCTCGCAGAACTGCGTGGCATCGAGCGTGCCTTGTTGCACCCCCAATATGGATTGGCCCGCTGA
- a CDS encoding GntR family transcriptional regulator produces the protein MSLTDRQSTSLLAIDPKLPMGPQIYGNIRQSILNLRLTPKQALSEKELALMLGVSRTPVREALIKLAEDGLVDIFPQRGTFVAPIRVSEVLEAQFIREALEVSVVARVAEISDPAVIARLHESLARQKRAVDNSDPEGFLAEDENFHFILSVSVNLTRAWKVIQNVKGQLDRVRVLSLPEPGHLAELYEQHLAIVAAIEAGNSSAAKKHMAKHLQQVFRTIDSLLARRPEIFD, from the coding sequence TTGTCACTGACCGATAGACAGTCGACATCCCTGCTTGCCATCGATCCCAAGCTGCCGATGGGGCCGCAGATCTATGGCAATATTCGCCAGTCGATCCTCAATCTCCGCCTCACGCCCAAACAGGCCCTGAGCGAGAAAGAACTCGCTCTCATGCTCGGCGTCAGCCGCACGCCGGTTCGCGAAGCGCTGATCAAGCTCGCCGAGGATGGGCTGGTCGATATCTTTCCTCAGCGCGGCACATTCGTTGCGCCGATCCGTGTTTCGGAAGTCCTGGAGGCGCAGTTCATTCGCGAAGCGCTCGAAGTATCCGTGGTGGCACGCGTGGCCGAAATCTCCGACCCTGCCGTCATCGCGCGTCTGCATGAGAGCCTGGCGCGGCAGAAGCGCGCGGTCGACAACAGCGATCCGGAGGGATTCTTGGCGGAGGATGAAAATTTCCATTTCATCCTGTCCGTGTCCGTCAATCTGACAAGGGCCTGGAAGGTCATCCAGAATGTCAAAGGCCAGCTCGATCGCGTTCGCGTCCTAAGTCTCCCCGAGCCCGGCCACCTGGCTGAGCTCTATGAGCAGCATCTGGCAATCGTGGCGGCGATAGAAGCCGGCAACTCGTCGGCTGCCAAAAAGCATATGGCCAAACATCTTCAGCAGGTCTTCCGCACCATCGACTCCCTGCTGGCACGAAGACCTGAGATTTTTGATTGA